The Streptomyces kanamyceticus genome window below encodes:
- a CDS encoding Fpg/Nei family DNA glycosylase has protein sequence MPEMPEVEALRAFLTDHLVGREIVRVLPVAISVLKTYDPPLTALEGRTVTAVARHGKFLDIDAGGSHLVTHLARAGWLQWKDRLPDGVPRPGKGPLALRVALATGEGFDLTEAGTQKRLAVYVTEDPLTVPGIARLGPDPLAADFDEERLAGLLAGERRQIKGALRDQSLIAGIGNAYSDEILHAARMSPFKIASNLTKEEVHGLHVALLATLTEAVDRSRGVAAGRLKAEKKSGLRVHGRTGEPCPVCGDTIREVSFADSSLQYCPTCQTGGKPLADRRMSRLLK, from the coding sequence ATGCCCGAAATGCCCGAAGTCGAAGCCCTGCGCGCCTTCCTGACGGACCATCTGGTCGGCCGCGAGATCGTGCGGGTGCTGCCGGTCGCGATCAGCGTCCTCAAGACGTACGACCCGCCGCTCACCGCCCTGGAGGGCCGCACGGTCACCGCGGTGGCGCGGCACGGCAAGTTCCTCGACATCGACGCCGGGGGGTCGCACCTCGTCACGCACCTGGCCCGCGCGGGCTGGCTCCAGTGGAAGGACCGCCTGCCGGACGGCGTCCCGCGCCCCGGCAAGGGCCCACTGGCGCTGCGGGTGGCCCTGGCGACCGGTGAGGGCTTCGACCTCACGGAGGCGGGCACCCAGAAGCGTCTCGCCGTGTACGTCACCGAGGACCCGCTCACGGTCCCGGGCATCGCCCGCCTCGGCCCCGACCCGCTCGCCGCCGACTTCGACGAGGAGCGCCTTGCCGGGCTGCTCGCGGGCGAACGGCGGCAGATCAAGGGGGCGTTGCGCGACCAGAGCCTGATCGCGGGCATCGGCAACGCCTACAGCGACGAGATCCTGCACGCGGCGCGCATGTCGCCCTTCAAGATCGCGTCGAACCTCACGAAGGAGGAAGTCCATGGGCTGCATGTGGCGCTGCTGGCTACGCTGACCGAGGCGGTGGACCGCTCGCGCGGTGTCGCGGCGGGCCGCCTCAAGGCGGAGAAGAAGAGCGGCCTGCGCGTGCACGGCCGCACCGGCGAGCCGTGCCCCGTGTGCGGCGACACGATCCGGGAGGTGTCCTTCGCCGACTCCTCGCTGCAGTACTGCCCGACGTGCCAGACGGGCGGCAAGCCGCTCGCGGACCGCAGGATGTCGCGACTCCTGAAGTAG
- the aroF gene encoding 3-deoxy-7-phosphoheptulonate synthase has translation MAPEATQKDVEAVVDLVRTAGGDAFVSRGVTRTIVGLVGDVEAFDALNLAQLRGVLDVVRISVPYKLVSREHHLDRSVVTVAGVPFGPDTLTVIAGPCAVETPSQTLEAARLAKAAGAALLRGGAFKPRTSPYAYQGLGERGLRILADVSAETGLPVVTEVIDPAGVELVAPYADMLQIGTRNMHNFALLQEVGAAGKPVLLKRGFGATIEEWLMAAEYIAQRGNLDIVLCERGIRTFETATRNTLDISAVPVVQRLSHLPVIVDPSHSGGRRDLVLPLTRAALAVGADGVMIDVHPDPGTALCDGNQALTRVEAAEVATAVAILSPLMGRKLAHP, from the coding sequence ATGGCCCCGGAGGCCACACAGAAAGATGTGGAAGCAGTCGTCGATCTGGTGCGCACAGCGGGCGGTGACGCATTCGTCAGCCGGGGCGTGACGCGCACCATCGTGGGCCTCGTGGGGGACGTGGAGGCGTTCGACGCCCTCAACCTGGCCCAGCTGCGCGGGGTCCTCGACGTCGTACGGATCTCCGTGCCGTACAAGCTGGTCAGCCGTGAGCACCACCTCGACAGGTCGGTCGTCACCGTGGCGGGCGTGCCCTTCGGCCCCGACACCCTGACCGTGATCGCGGGACCCTGCGCGGTGGAGACCCCCTCCCAGACGCTGGAGGCCGCGCGCCTAGCCAAGGCGGCCGGGGCCGCACTGCTGCGCGGCGGCGCGTTCAAGCCGCGGACCTCGCCGTACGCCTACCAGGGGCTCGGCGAGCGTGGCCTGCGCATCCTCGCCGACGTCAGCGCGGAGACCGGACTCCCCGTGGTCACCGAGGTGATCGACCCGGCGGGTGTCGAACTCGTCGCCCCCTACGCCGACATGCTGCAGATCGGCACGCGCAACATGCACAACTTCGCGCTGCTCCAGGAGGTGGGCGCGGCGGGCAAGCCGGTGCTGCTCAAGCGCGGCTTCGGCGCCACGATCGAGGAGTGGCTGATGGCCGCCGAGTACATCGCGCAGCGCGGCAACCTCGACATCGTGCTCTGCGAGCGCGGCATCCGCACCTTCGAGACCGCCACCCGCAACACCCTGGACATCAGCGCGGTGCCGGTGGTCCAGCGCCTCTCCCACCTGCCGGTGATCGTGGACCCCTCGCATTCGGGCGGCCGCCGCGACCTGGTCCTTCCGCTCACCCGTGCCGCGCTCGCGGTCGGCGCGGACGGCGTCATGATCGACGTACACCCCGACCCGGGAACGGCGCTCTGCGACGGCAACCAGGCGCTGACCCGGGTGGAGGCCGCCGAGGTCGCCACGGCGGTCGCGATCCTCTCCCCGCTGATGGGCCGCAAGCTCGCGCACCCGTAG
- a CDS encoding ParB/RepB/Spo0J family partition protein — protein MDQMDRLMVVEVEIGSLSTADSPRTTGVDQEHVAALAVVQTPLPPITVHRPSMRVIDGLHRLRAAELRGQRKIAVRYFDGGDADAFVLAVESNVTHGLPLTTADRKRAAGRIIASHPQWSDRMIASVSGIAPGTVADIRRRAPGGRTGEESRIGHDGRVRPINGAEGRRLASELIAQNPGLSLRQVARVASISPETVRDVRNRMMRGEDPVPRRGRQASHEVRVEPPRLGRGPSAVPDRDAAQDRAEAVKRLKADPALRFSEIGRTLLRLLNLHTISMEEWDQIIDKVPPHCRGVVAYLASESAEMWTEVAVRVQSKVAETA, from the coding sequence ATGGATCAGATGGACCGGCTGATGGTCGTCGAGGTCGAGATCGGCTCGCTGTCGACGGCGGATTCACCGCGCACCACCGGGGTCGACCAGGAGCACGTGGCGGCGCTCGCGGTCGTCCAGACCCCGCTGCCGCCCATCACCGTGCACCGGCCGTCCATGCGCGTGATCGACGGCCTGCACCGATTACGGGCCGCCGAACTCAGGGGACAGCGCAAGATCGCGGTCAGGTACTTCGACGGGGGCGACGCCGACGCCTTCGTGCTCGCCGTCGAGTCCAACGTCACGCACGGCCTGCCGCTCACCACGGCGGACCGCAAGCGGGCCGCGGGGCGCATCATCGCCTCGCACCCGCAGTGGTCGGACCGCATGATCGCCTCGGTCAGCGGCATCGCGCCGGGCACGGTCGCGGACATCCGCAGGCGCGCACCGGGCGGCCGTACGGGCGAGGAGAGCCGGATCGGGCACGACGGCCGGGTCCGGCCGATCAACGGAGCCGAGGGGCGCAGGCTCGCGAGCGAGCTCATCGCCCAGAACCCCGGCCTCTCGCTGCGCCAGGTGGCCCGCGTCGCTTCGATCTCGCCGGAGACGGTCCGCGACGTGCGCAACCGCATGATGCGCGGTGAGGACCCGGTGCCGCGGCGTGGAAGGCAGGCGAGCCACGAGGTCCGTGTCGAGCCCCCGCGCCTGGGCCGCGGCCCCTCGGCCGTGCCCGACAGGGACGCGGCCCAGGACCGGGCAGAGGCGGTGAAGCGGCTCAAGGCGGATCCCGCGCTGCGCTTCAGCGAGATCGGCCGCACCCTGCTGAGGCTGCTCAACCTGCACACGATCAGCATGGAGGAGTGGGACCAGATCATCGACAAGGTTCCGCCGCACTGCCGGGGCGTCGTCGCCTACCTGGCGAGCGAGAGTGCGGAGATGTGGACGGAGGTGGCGGTCCGGGTCCAGAGCAAGGTCGCCGAGACGGCGTAA
- a CDS encoding zf-HC2 domain-containing protein yields MRPLERHRDVGAYALGVLDTADAFRFEDHLAACPACLLALDELGATTRQLECYGRLTPPSVDPFAAPDPALLARLLRESRRLRERRGRRLYAVAAAVVISVAAPAAGILTASHAGPARVSAHGPDGVSATLTARERVWGTELGLTMREKTPLPWVCELVAVGADGSEQAVTTWRMGARTVRVRGVAALHPAQTDRYEVRTAGGQVLLTLHRP; encoded by the coding sequence ATGAGGCCCCTGGAGCGGCATCGCGACGTCGGCGCCTACGCGCTCGGCGTCCTCGACACGGCGGACGCCTTCCGCTTCGAGGATCACCTCGCGGCCTGCCCCGCCTGTCTGCTCGCACTCGACGAACTCGGCGCCACGACCCGGCAGCTGGAGTGCTACGGCCGCCTGACGCCACCCTCGGTGGACCCGTTCGCCGCGCCGGACCCCGCGCTCCTGGCGCGGCTGCTGCGTGAGAGCCGCCGCCTGCGCGAGCGGCGCGGACGGCGGCTGTACGCGGTGGCCGCCGCGGTCGTCATCTCCGTCGCCGCGCCCGCCGCGGGCATCCTCACGGCGTCGCACGCCGGGCCCGCGCGCGTCAGCGCGCACGGCCCCGACGGCGTGTCCGCGACGCTGACGGCGCGGGAGCGCGTCTGGGGGACCGAGCTCGGGCTCACGATGCGCGAGAAGACGCCGCTCCCTTGGGTCTGCGAGCTGGTGGCCGTCGGCGCGGACGGTTCCGAGCAGGCCGTCACGACGTGGCGGATGGGCGCGCGCACCGTGCGGGTCCGGGGGGTCGCCGCGCTGCACCCGGCGCAGACGGACCGCTACGAGGTGCGCACGGCCGGCGGACAGGTGCTCCTTACGCTGCACCGGCCGTAG
- a CDS encoding helix-turn-helix transcriptional regulator: protein MDLVERGEEFSIMQKMLGSSAAGQGGVLLVSGAVASGKTALLRAFGERATATGALYLQATASAAESDLPLGVMGQLLLGGDPLGADARRAARIVDLMSDPGPSGRARGVREGVPMGEIPELCSIVLEKARERPVLLSIDDVHHADSESLECLLYLARRLDVSRILVVLGENNGFLAGNPRLRVDLLRLPGCRNIRLGPLQRHGVAEMISGFGGPGWRTRKLVSDVHRIGGGSPLLTRALIEDHRATVAGGGTSAELVPGESFVQAVATGLYRSDPATRRTAWALAVAGPEVTLAELGEALTSSRESLHRSLRALNEAGLLDAGWFRHEAGRAAVLRSMEPADRARLEARVARVLHEHGAAATVVVQHLIAAETVEAPWALRTLIEAAERALADDEVELALTCLRVARDTCSDPHQALEIRAALTRAGWRVNPAAVDQHLPELGAAALEGRLGARDTGELVGHLLWFGRFDRALDVLGASERHGVVACGKTGAGGPRGHDCPRHWLTYAYPGLPASARACLGTTPEHAQATEHAPSLTRSPHQRAASLLKAVIEGADDDVVVRAEQILQSTRLDDRTLTALLVALHSLVLTDRLDAAAFWCETLFNEAAERRAPMWQALLASAKARVELRAGALLAADASARSALALVPAEGWGVAVASPIATAVFTSTALGRIDEAATQLGVPVPDAAFQTPDGLLYLRARGHYYLAAGRPYAALDDFLTCGDLMTRWEFDLPALVPWRTDAAQAHLRLGDVARARALAEEQLALVGAGGTAARAVSLRVLASTLVAGRRVGLLGEAVEILRERGHRLELACATDELARAQRELGKLGQARTLARKAQQLAGECGIPVPGVAPKEGAGTLAAERPWPPGPRRNPVELSNAELRVATLAVRGHTNRQIADKLCITVSTVEQHLTRAYRKLDVQRRADLAAKLSPHTGPGGREGPASHDDRDRLYVV from the coding sequence ATGGACTTGGTGGAACGTGGTGAAGAATTCTCGATCATGCAAAAAATGCTCGGCTCCAGTGCGGCCGGGCAGGGCGGAGTCCTTCTGGTCAGCGGCGCGGTGGCCAGCGGCAAGACCGCGCTGCTGCGCGCCTTCGGAGAGCGGGCGACCGCCACGGGCGCACTGTATCTGCAGGCCACCGCCTCAGCGGCGGAGAGCGACCTGCCTCTCGGGGTGATGGGACAGCTGTTGCTCGGCGGCGATCCGCTCGGCGCGGACGCCCGGCGGGCTGCCCGGATCGTGGACCTGATGTCGGATCCCGGCCCTTCGGGGCGTGCGCGGGGGGTACGTGAGGGCGTGCCGATGGGCGAGATTCCCGAGCTCTGCTCGATTGTCCTCGAAAAGGCAAGGGAAAGGCCCGTGCTGCTCAGCATCGACGATGTGCATCATGCCGACAGTGAGTCCCTTGAATGCCTCCTCTACCTGGCCCGCAGGCTGGACGTGAGCCGTATTCTGGTCGTCCTGGGAGAAAACAACGGCTTCTTGGCCGGTAATCCGCGATTGAGGGTCGATTTGCTGCGCCTGCCGGGGTGCCGGAATATCAGGCTCGGCCCGCTCCAGCGGCACGGAGTCGCGGAAATGATCTCTGGATTCGGCGGCCCCGGGTGGCGGACGCGCAAGCTCGTCTCGGACGTCCACCGCATCGGAGGCGGCAGCCCCTTGCTGACGCGTGCGTTGATCGAGGACCACCGCGCCACCGTCGCCGGGGGAGGAACCTCCGCGGAGCTGGTGCCCGGCGAGTCCTTCGTGCAGGCCGTCGCCACCGGCCTGTACCGCAGCGATCCGGCCACCCGGCGCACCGCCTGGGCCCTGGCCGTCGCGGGACCGGAGGTGACGCTCGCCGAACTGGGGGAGGCGCTCACCAGCAGCCGGGAGTCCCTGCACCGCAGTCTGCGCGCGTTGAACGAGGCGGGGCTCCTCGACGCCGGCTGGTTCCGGCACGAGGCGGGCCGCGCCGCGGTGCTCAGAAGCATGGAGCCCGCCGACCGCGCCCGCCTGGAGGCCCGGGTCGCCCGGGTGCTGCACGAGCACGGCGCGGCAGCGACCGTGGTGGTCCAGCATCTGATCGCGGCCGAGACCGTCGAGGCCCCCTGGGCGCTGCGCACGCTCATCGAGGCCGCCGAGCGGGCCCTCGCCGACGACGAGGTCGAGCTCGCCCTCACCTGTCTGCGGGTCGCCCGCGACACCTGCTCCGACCCGCACCAGGCCCTGGAGATACGGGCCGCGCTGACCAGGGCGGGCTGGCGGGTCAACCCGGCCGCCGTCGACCAGCACCTGCCCGAGCTCGGCGCGGCCGCCCTCGAAGGCCGGCTCGGCGCCCGTGACACCGGTGAACTCGTCGGCCACCTCCTGTGGTTCGGCCGTTTCGACCGTGCCCTCGACGTGCTCGGCGCCTCCGAGCGGCACGGCGTGGTGGCGTGCGGAAAGACCGGTGCGGGCGGGCCGCGCGGCCACGACTGCCCGCGCCACTGGCTGACCTACGCCTATCCGGGACTGCCCGCGTCCGCGCGGGCCTGCCTCGGTACGACACCGGAACACGCCCAGGCGACCGAGCACGCGCCGAGCCTGACGCGCAGCCCGCACCAGCGGGCGGCGAGCCTGCTGAAGGCGGTCATCGAAGGCGCGGACGACGACGTGGTGGTCAGGGCCGAGCAGATCCTGCAGAGCACCCGCCTCGACGACCGCACGCTGACCGCGCTCCTGGTCGCGCTGCACTCCCTGGTGCTCACCGACCGCCTGGACGCGGCGGCCTTCTGGTGCGAGACGCTGTTCAACGAGGCCGCAGAGCGGCGCGCCCCGATGTGGCAGGCGCTCCTGGCGTCGGCCAAGGCGCGCGTCGAACTGCGGGCGGGCGCGCTCCTCGCCGCGGACGCGTCGGCGCGTTCGGCGCTCGCCCTGGTGCCCGCCGAGGGCTGGGGCGTGGCTGTCGCCTCGCCCATCGCCACGGCCGTGTTCACCAGTACCGCCCTCGGCAGGATCGACGAGGCAGCGACCCAACTCGGCGTCCCGGTGCCCGACGCGGCCTTCCAGACCCCCGACGGGCTGCTCTACCTGCGGGCCCGCGGCCACTACTACCTCGCGGCCGGCCGCCCCTACGCCGCGCTCGACGACTTCCTCACCTGCGGGGACCTCATGACCCGCTGGGAGTTCGACCTGCCCGCGCTGGTGCCATGGCGCACCGACGCGGCGCAGGCCCACCTCCGGCTCGGGGACGTGGCCCGTGCCCGGGCCCTCGCGGAGGAGCAACTGGCCCTCGTCGGGGCGGGCGGCACCGCGGCGCGGGCCGTGTCGCTGCGGGTGCTCGCGAGCACGCTGGTCGCGGGGCGCCGCGTCGGGCTGCTCGGTGAGGCCGTCGAGATCCTCAGGGAGCGCGGCCACCGGCTCGAACTGGCGTGCGCGACCGATGAGTTGGCCAGAGCGCAGCGCGAGCTCGGGAAGCTGGGGCAGGCGCGGACCCTGGCCCGCAAGGCGCAGCAGCTGGCGGGTGAGTGCGGCATTCCGGTGCCCGGCGTCGCGCCGAAGGAAGGGGCGGGCACCCTGGCCGCCGAGCGCCCATGGCCCCCGGGTCCCCGCCGCAACCCGGTCGAGCTCAGCAATGCCGAACTGCGTGTGGCCACGCTCGCCGTCCGTGGCCACACCAACCGGCAGATCGCCGACAAGCTCTGCATCACCGTCAGTACCGTCGAACAGCACCTGACCCGGGCGTACCGAAAGCTCGACGTCCAGCGCCGCGCGGACCTGGCCGCGAAGCTCAGCCCCCACACCGGCCCCGGCGGCCGCGAAGGTCCCGCGAGCCACGACGACCGCGACCGGCTGTACGTGGTCTAG
- a CDS encoding SpoIIE family protein phosphatase, protein MELYGAALRMGRFDWDLDSGLMEMDATAHEVFDVRADEYDNRPESLAFRVPPVEAHRLDEIVSHALKDGSSAYGAYFRVRRRDGTLRWTHTQGHILRDATGRPRRIVGIVTDATRELADSPLCERVDEEAERRRTTSIVQGTTAALAHARTVRDVIDVLKDTHGLAHLGASNLVMGLVEAGRIRLVAEGPKDSYVQGTRLTRIDEAYPMSEVVRTLAPRYIETPEDFAASYPLLWPHIDELGITAAAYLPLIAQARPIGVLGLLYQDKTGFPEEERNVLVALGSSIAQSLQRAMFYEQEKDLAQGLQQAMLPRSIPGVPGAEIAVRYRSAALGRDIGGDWYDVIPLPGGRVGAVIGDVQGHDTHAAAVMGQLRIVLRAYAAEGHTPATVMARASSFLHELDTERFATCLYAEADLSTGVVQFVRAGHLDPLVQLTEGSCRRVPVDGGLPLGLSAEFGRLDYPVTTFELDPGQTLLLCTDGLVEEPGADLDDGMRAVAELAATGPRDLQKLADRLCGIIDGRGGDDDAALLLLRRRMIDAPQSGGRLQQHVAPSDPEALAEARHMIRAAVRAWGAGERADEIELVADEVITNALMHTDGSAIVTLRVLTGTDRRLRVDVEDSSSALPRRREAGESGVSGRGLLLVDRLADVWGVDARGGGKCVWCEFIVPARNARNARHAQNTQNTQNTQNARG, encoded by the coding sequence ATGGAGCTGTACGGGGCGGCCCTGCGCATGGGCCGTTTCGACTGGGACCTCGACAGCGGCCTCATGGAGATGGACGCCACGGCCCACGAGGTCTTCGACGTACGCGCCGACGAATACGACAACCGGCCGGAATCCCTCGCCTTCCGCGTCCCGCCCGTCGAGGCCCACCGTCTCGACGAGATCGTCTCGCACGCCCTGAAGGACGGCAGCAGCGCCTATGGCGCGTACTTCCGGGTGCGCCGCCGCGACGGAACCCTGCGCTGGACCCACACCCAGGGTCACATCCTGCGCGACGCCACAGGACGCCCGCGCCGCATCGTCGGCATCGTCACCGACGCCACGCGGGAGCTCGCGGACAGTCCGCTGTGCGAGCGGGTCGACGAGGAGGCCGAGCGGCGCCGCACCACCAGCATCGTGCAGGGCACCACGGCGGCCCTCGCGCACGCCCGCACCGTGCGGGACGTCATCGACGTGCTCAAGGACACCCACGGCCTCGCCCACCTCGGCGCGTCGAACCTGGTCATGGGCCTGGTCGAGGCCGGTCGGATCCGCCTGGTCGCCGAGGGTCCCAAGGACAGCTACGTCCAGGGCACCCGCCTCACCCGGATCGACGAGGCGTACCCGATGAGCGAGGTCGTGCGCACCCTCGCGCCGCGCTACATCGAGACGCCCGAGGACTTCGCGGCGTCCTACCCGCTGCTGTGGCCGCACATCGACGAGCTCGGCATCACCGCGGCGGCCTATCTGCCGCTGATCGCGCAGGCCCGCCCCATCGGCGTGCTCGGCCTGCTCTACCAGGACAAGACCGGCTTCCCCGAAGAGGAGCGCAACGTCCTGGTCGCGCTCGGCAGCAGCATCGCGCAGAGCCTGCAGCGCGCCATGTTCTACGAGCAGGAGAAGGACCTCGCACAGGGCCTCCAGCAGGCCATGCTGCCGCGCAGCATCCCCGGCGTGCCCGGCGCCGAGATCGCCGTCCGCTACCGCTCCGCGGCGCTCGGCAGGGACATCGGCGGCGACTGGTACGACGTGATCCCGCTGCCCGGCGGCCGGGTCGGCGCCGTCATCGGTGACGTCCAGGGCCACGACACGCACGCGGCCGCCGTCATGGGGCAGCTGCGCATCGTGCTGCGCGCGTACGCCGCCGAGGGGCACACCCCCGCCACCGTCATGGCCCGCGCCTCCAGCTTCCTGCACGAACTGGACACCGAGCGCTTCGCGACCTGTCTGTACGCGGAGGCCGACCTGTCGACCGGCGTGGTGCAGTTCGTGCGGGCCGGACACCTCGACCCGCTCGTCCAGCTCACCGAGGGATCATGCCGCCGGGTGCCCGTGGACGGCGGCCTGCCGCTCGGCCTCTCCGCCGAGTTCGGACGGCTCGACTACCCGGTCACCACCTTCGAACTCGACCCGGGCCAGACCCTGTTGCTCTGCACCGACGGCCTCGTCGAGGAACCGGGCGCCGACCTCGACGACGGCATGCGGGCGGTCGCCGAACTCGCCGCCACGGGCCCCCGCGACCTGCAGAAACTCGCCGACCGGCTGTGCGGCATCATCGACGGCAGGGGCGGGGACGACGACGCGGCGCTCCTGCTGCTGCGCCGCCGCATGATCGACGCGCCGCAGTCCGGCGGCCGCCTCCAGCAGCACGTCGCGCCGAGCGACCCGGAGGCGCTCGCCGAGGCCCGGCACATGATCAGGGCGGCGGTGCGCGCCTGGGGAGCGGGCGAGCGCGCCGACGAGATCGAGCTGGTCGCCGACGAGGTGATCACCAACGCGCTGATGCACACCGACGGCTCCGCCATCGTGACCCTGCGGGTCCTGACGGGCACCGACCGGCGTCTGCGGGTCGACGTCGAGGACTCCTCAAGTGCGTTGCCGCGCCGCCGCGAGGCGGGGGAGTCGGGGGTCTCGGGCCGCGGCCTGCTCCTGGTGGACCGGCTCGCGGACGTCTGGGGCGTGGACGCGCGGGGCGGCGGCAAGTGCGTGTGGTGCGAGTTCATCGTGCCCGCCCGGAACGCCCGGAACGCGCGGCACGCTCAGAACACCCAGAACACCCAGAACACCCAGAACGCGCGGGGCTGA
- a CDS encoding CapA family protein — protein sequence MTQHARNSRHTRTTPTPRTSRAPRNLRRATAVATVLLIGGTAACAGQPDDAAKPAAKLAAPGASPRAASGPAPAPSAAGGGAAGPRGFTLVASGDVLPHSSIIRQANADAGGDGYDFEPMLSGAKPVVAKADLAICHMETVYGANGDYSGYPSFKSPPQVARALKATGYDSCSTASNHTLDAGSAGVRRTLDALDKAGVKHAGSARSAAEDKSPAWLRAGGAKVAQLAYTYGTNDIPLPKGKPWSVDLIDRGKIVADARAARRAGADVVVVSLHWGSEWQDEPDRQQLRLGKQLTGSRTGSRPDIDLILGTHAHVPQAYEKVNGTWIIYGMGDQIAGNMINHEGAHDPRGNQGSIGRFTFAPPARPGARWEVRKAEFIPMWFDTDPGRVVNLNRALDRGAEVGGIRDRIRRVVLSRGAGKAGLVMGK from the coding sequence ATGACGCAGCACGCACGGAATTCACGCCACACACGGACCACCCCCACCCCGAGAACCTCACGGGCACCACGGAATCTGCGGCGCGCGACGGCCGTCGCGACGGTGCTCCTCATCGGCGGCACGGCCGCCTGCGCGGGACAGCCCGACGACGCCGCGAAGCCCGCCGCGAAGCTCGCCGCGCCGGGCGCGTCGCCGCGCGCCGCCTCGGGCCCCGCCCCCGCCCCCTCGGCGGCGGGCGGCGGTGCGGCGGGCCCGCGCGGCTTCACCCTCGTCGCCTCCGGGGACGTCCTGCCGCACTCCTCGATCATCCGGCAGGCCAACGCCGACGCGGGCGGCGACGGCTACGACTTCGAGCCGATGCTCTCGGGCGCCAAGCCGGTCGTCGCCAAGGCCGATCTGGCGATCTGTCACATGGAGACGGTGTACGGCGCGAACGGCGACTACTCCGGCTACCCCAGCTTCAAGTCGCCGCCCCAGGTAGCCCGCGCCCTCAAGGCCACCGGGTACGACTCGTGCTCCACCGCCTCCAACCACACCCTGGACGCCGGTTCCGCGGGCGTACGCCGCACCCTGGACGCGCTCGACAAGGCGGGCGTCAAGCACGCGGGCTCGGCCCGCTCGGCCGCCGAGGACAAGTCGCCCGCGTGGCTGCGCGCGGGCGGCGCGAAGGTCGCGCAGCTCGCCTACACCTACGGCACCAACGACATCCCGCTGCCCAAGGGCAAGCCCTGGTCGGTCGACCTCATCGACCGCGGCAAGATCGTCGCGGACGCGCGGGCGGCCCGCAGGGCGGGCGCCGACGTCGTGGTCGTCAGCCTGCACTGGGGCAGCGAGTGGCAGGACGAGCCCGACCGGCAGCAGCTGCGGCTCGGCAAGCAGCTCACCGGATCCCGCACCGGCTCCCGCCCGGACATCGACCTCATCCTCGGCACGCACGCGCACGTCCCCCAGGCGTACGAGAAGGTCAACGGCACCTGGATCATCTACGGCATGGGCGACCAGATCGCGGGCAACATGATCAACCACGAGGGCGCCCACGACCCGCGCGGCAACCAGGGCTCCATCGGCCGCTTCACCTTCGCACCTCCCGCCAGGCCGGGGGCCCGGTGGGAGGTGCGCAAGGCCGAGTTCATCCCGATGTGGTTCGACACGGACCCGGGCCGCGTCGTCAACCTGAACAGGGCGCTGGACCGCGGCGCCGAGGTGGGCGGCATCCGCGACCGCATCCGCCGCGTCGTCCTCAGCAGGGGAGCGGGCAAGGCGGGCCTGGTCATGGGGAAGTAG